The DNA window CTTTAAGAGGAAAAagatatgatatatttgctcttttaatatatatatttagatAAATATTCGATAAATGCTCTCATAgttcatttttatcttatatattatattgttatGGTTATCAATgtattcaaataatttattaacaatttcatattttgcTAATtctttgataaaataatgccATTTTAGATTAAAAAGTTATGTCTCAATAAGTgctgataatatatacatgataatatgaaataataaataggCATTTAAGATGAATTGAGCCTTTAGCCCATTTATCcagtttttttaaatataaaaccgTATATCCCCAATTGTATCCTTAACAAAACATGTAACGTTGATACCTTCACAATGCACTATTACGTTCCATTGATTTAATATTCATtcaataaaacaaatatttatatatttctgtTAGAAAATaccattatattttatataatttttttactgaatatttatagaaaaCAATTGTATGCTACATATGACAGGGGTTTATAGggtcattttttaaaaaaaattttattaatttttacaataatatatgattttataaaaaatattttttaatcattcattatgttaataattttttattcttataattatataaataaatttataattgaaAATTAAGTGAATCATTCCAACAACatcatcattatatatataataatagttgATCATTtagtattataattaataaatatttttttaattatacatatgaGATTATTTcctatattaataataatagtaataaaaaaatttacatatttataattttaatacttATATAGAGTTTTTAAATCAGGTTCATAGAATCTGAACCCCAAAATAAAAGTCgttaattaaatttgtcatataaataatcgttttttcttttataaacaaaaaaaataaaaaaataaatggtaCATGATTATCCtgcatattttgtatatatttaataatccCATTTTTCATCGAcacaatttataattattccgATTGGTTCTTTTCGATGAATACATTTGTAACGCCATTTAGGCTTTCTTTTCGTCacacaaatttataattgctttcacctttttttttgcattcaGCTTTTTTCGCCGACCATGTGTTAAATactaacataaaaataaaaatatataattatttgtctttttatgcattcaaaaaatatgttataatgtatattttttaaatttatatttttgaattgtAATACTTACCTTATATGAAATTCCTAAAATAATGGGTATTAAAACTAATGGAACTGCGATGTAGGGTAgtttatttccattatttatacttgTGGGTATTACTGGTAGACCTGGTAAACTATTTGGGCGGGTTGCAGCTTTTTTTGAACACTCCTCATTACATTCTAATAATCCTTCTTTGAGCTCCAATTCTGGAAGGTTactgtatttttttctaattttatcataatcattttttaaatttgtcaATACATTACAATATGGATTACAAATCTCTTTCCAGGGAAAAGCAATCAGACATGAACGATACAATTCACCACATTTTTTAGCAGATTCTATGCATTCATCGTTGCTTGAAGAGcttttacatttattaattgttTCACATATTCCTTTAAGGAAATTATAAAGATTGgtaaagtatatataatgaaatcttatcatattttttttgtcatcTGCGGGTATATTAAGTTCATTATACCactcattttttttaagtatgTCATCAATAGTAGTTCTTATAAACTCTATCTTCGGATTTTgcttaattttataactaAGCCATAAAATAGCGTATTGATAAAGTTTATCACTCTCTGGATCTTCACCATCATTgctattaaaattttctagCAATGCCATAAAAGCAGAGCCAAGTTTTAAATCATCACTATCACATTTTTGATTAGTACAATAAGCTTTGAGTATGCCATCGCTTAACGTATAGTTTTGAGATTCTGAATCAAAGGTAATATATTCCTCAATCTGATCAATTTGTTTACACTACGAATATATTTACgaattaaagaaaatatgtattaatataaatgcactaaaatgaaaattaatataatttataggCGATTCAGCATATTAATCACATATGAagacatattatatttaacaaatttatataccaATTCCTCAGACATTATAATggaatttaattataaatattacacctaaacaaatatgtgttacttgtaaatatatatgtgattAAAAGGGAATATTAAATTTCTTTATGTCTATTTAGCTAAATTCCCATAATATGTTCAAACATGCTAATCATATaatagaataaataaacaaatatataatatttttgtcaaTATTCAGAATATTCCtattacataaatttataacttTGTAATAGTTTAAATAAAGTATATCTCCTAATTATTATACGTTTTCacatagaaaataaaaatgtgttttttcgtttttataataaattaatttaaaaaaatgtattagtataaatatttaaagaaccaaaaataaattgataCCCGAATTGTTCAAAACATATTTGTGTCTCATCATTAGACACCCTTAATGCACTTATATAAGTTATTATTCCTCATGACATATTGATCTTTAATATGATTTccaataaatgaaaagacaattttatgtttaattgtaatatttaataaacaatttgataataatttttctaattaaatgatatattgggtgcatttatatttaatcaatatatatattataagctcatttttaaatgtacAATAACCTTACTTATTTCCTAGTATtccttatatataaatagaatTAATCAATAGTTTTTggtgcatatattattttatttttaatattaaaaaaacataatatgcAAATTAGGTTAGTCGAcctattaaaattaaaatagatCATGGAAATTGATTAGTTTTGGGGTAATtgttagtatatatataatgcatattatattttcatcctTATGATCTATTtaacatataaatgatcaagaaatatattttaaatattaaatcaaataaatgtaatttaaatatattaattttttattttagaaTTGTATTCGTACTTTTTTTAGaataatgaattaattTGAGAAGTAATATGAGTTACCATTTTAAGTATACATTTATACTTATAactcaaaatatattttgtattgaatattttataataccATATCAGTTAGTttataatgtaaaaatattatttttaatgaataatatggaattattattagttTGCTTGGTATCGTTAATTCTTATATTAGTACATTAAAAGTATACTTATCTAAATATTGTAATAATTCATTTGATCTTACAtgaatacaattttattcttatcatacatttaataatatatataatgaatttataCCCATATAGTGTAtcaaataaacataatatacTTTTCGTATTTAGTAACATACTAATCCattatgattattattattattgttactGATATGTCACTGTATGCTACAATGAGATAATGAATGCACTAAAAGGAATACTTTAGAccaattaataatattcctTGTTCCATTGTTTTAAAGTATAACATATTagagcatatatattatttcgtaataacaatatatttaaattataaaattgagagtttgtatatatatgatatcctaatatatatattattagttcaaataaaatttattacaatGTGCGttttcaataaaattagtattattatttaattgtatgaaatttttataataaaaaaatattttaatattagttataattattaaagaaaaatatgatatgaaaatttattaatatatttatattttatcttttaaccattttaaaatataatttatttatacctcaaaattataaaacttaaaatattgtatatgtagttcaatttttattgtgttattaaaaatgttagaTGCATAAAACATCTTTTATAGATATCGTTGTATTGTCGATTATCGATCAATATtccatgcatatatattttatggctatctattatatattggtAATATGCTTAATTAATCTTAAAACACACGTATTAATATGTATTGTaatgcatatgcatattcaaaatgaattttattataatataaagatatatatattatactttatggaaatatatGCTATGTGATCCCTTTCATATTAATGGATACGGTCATTTGGGGCTGCATATTTGGATTTCATTTCTGGATTAAACACATAGAGAtggtacatatatttaatcaaCATTTATAGACGAGTAAATGTGATAAAActataaacaatttaataaaaatataatcataaCCCAAAACATAGTTTCATAGTACAAAACTCTGACCCAACTACGAGTTTCCCAAGACGCACCTTTAAACTTGAACCCTTactttataataatgataatatctttttttttacatctTCAAAGTTTTATAaagttaatataataaaaaaaaattatataaatatatatgcaattaCATTTACATACAATGTggaagaaaaaatacatactaataatattactattattacataataaataaattaaaagcaTTTCTTCTACAAGCATACAGCCCTATTTTCCTAAATTGCCtcctattatattttgtaataagTCTAACCgaataatgaaaaaccACAACCCTAAAGCTTGATAAATTTCTTAACGGTGTATCTCGCTTTTCGccttaataaaaaaataaatggtaTTGATAAACCtcctaaaaataaaaacaagaATACAACTGTGATGAGTATTGCTTTACTCACGAACCCGCCAAACGCCTCATTAAACAATGAATCACCTTCGGTTCTATCAAAACTTATTGTTGAAATCGTCTCCTCATTTGTAACTTGAGAGATCCTGCTATCTAAATTCAGGCCATTTCCATGATGGTTCACGCCTATATGACTATTAGAAGTTGATAAAATGGAGGGTCCACCCATTCTTGTTGGCATTTCATGCATATTTGGTTCCACTACTAATTCATATCCCTCATTATTAtcgtttgtttttttcgatATTTTGAATTTGCTCGTAATTCACGATTTAACCTTTCAATATCATgctcaatatattttaatttggaTAAAATATTGCTATATTTGTAATTCGTTTCACCAAtatctataatttttttagtatatattttttcttcttcataATTGCTGTCTTATATTTATCGAAAAATTCGACCTCGattcataaaaatcatTTACGTCGAAACAATTTggttacatattttaataacttattatttcaaaaaaattttgagaTTTTTGGGGAATATAgatttttctcttttctTATATCGCGTTAAtacttcaaaaaaaaattatattagcatgtattaatatattgcaCATAATTTAGCTTATTGTTTCTTAAATTAAacgtaatttttttataaatacagATAGCAATATAAAGGTTGtgtaaatttaatatataaatgaaaaaataattatattcttaATAACCAAGCGAAACAAATAGCTTGCATTTTTAGTATATTCCAAAGTTCAAAGAccactatatttttttaaatatcgagtatattaatttttagcgtgatttatttattaaataaacatattgtATATAGTCTGTGAATACACCTTGGCATTCGTTCTcaacataattatatttgttacTTTGTATACTCTAAGATTATagtattttcaaattaagTTGCACGCTTCATTTTCTATGtaaattgtataaatttattcatttttatttaatatagatAAATTCATGATCCATTCTAATATACCtataactttatttttattcctatGTACtcaatttagaaaattatCGTATTGtgcaattttataatatgttcTGAGCATCTTTTCTACGGTTTATAACACCAATTAGTACTGAacccatatttatttagctatttataatcttaaataattcttcgaatgcatattatttttaaaataatacatagtaaatattaaatgcataaaaaataaataactatTGATGAAAACTTtaagtataatataaaactatGTGTAATTAAGttgttatattatattttaagaggcgaaagatataatatatttgttcttttaatatataaatttagatAAATATTCGCTAAGTGTTCTATATTGTTCATTTTATCTTATATATTCTGTTGTTATAGTTATCaatgtatatgcattaaatgatttattaaaaattatatattttgctaATTCTATGATAAGATAatgctattttttatttttaaaaaatgatgatttattaaccactgataatataatacatgCTAATATggaattataaaaagaCATTTAACATGAATTGAGTCTTTAACACTTTCTCCATCAATCCaggttttttaaatataaaacagtGTATCCtcaaatgtatatttaacaaaatatgtaacGTTGACACCTTTATAATACACTGTTATGTATCATTGATTTATTATCTATtcaataaaacatatatttatatatctttGCTAGAAAatactattatatttttatatatttttttactaatatttatagaaaaCAATTGCATGTAGCATATAATCGATATTTAGTGGGACAttgcttatattttttagtcATTCATTATGTTAGTGATTCTTATAttcttataattatataaatatgtttttaattatacatatgaGATTATTTGcctatattaataataatattaattaaaaaatttacatatttataattttaatacttATATAGAGTTTTTAAATCAGGTTCATAGAATCTGAACCCCAAAATAAAAGTCGTTAATTAAAatgttcatataaataatcgttttttcttttataaacaaaaaatataaaaaaataaatgatacaGGATTATCCTGTATgtgtttgtatatatttaataatcccatttttcatcaatgtaatttataattattccgATTGGTTCTTTTCGATGAATGCATTTGTAAAGCCATTTTGGGCTTTCTTTTGATCACTCGAATTTATAATCTTTTTCATggtttttcttttcatcatttttcgCCATACGGGCGTTAAATactaacataaaaataaaaatatataattatttgccTTTTTATACcctcaaaaaatatgttgtaatgtatattttttaaatttatatttttgaattgtTGCAATATTTACCTTATATGAAATTCCTAAAATAATgggtattaaaataaatggaatTGCAATATAGAGTAGcttatttccattatttatacCTGTGAGGATTCTTAGTTGACCTAGTAAACCAATATTGTGGGTTGTAATTTGTTTTGCTTGTTCAATTGCCGATTTCTCAGCATTCAATATTTGTGTTAAAGATTTGCAATAATTCTCACAATTTTCTCTTCCTTTTGGTGGCTCCAATTTTGGAAGattattatgattttttctaaatttttcataatctttttttaaatttgacAATACACTACAATATGGATTACAAAGCTCTCCCCATGGAAAACTATTCAGACATGTACGATACGAATCAGCACATTTCTTAGCACTTTCTATGCATTCATTGGTGTTTGAAGAGCCattacatttattaattgttTCACATATTCCTTTAAGGAACTCATAAAGATTCTTCAAAtgtataaaatgaaaattcatcatatcttttattttttctatggATTCACTATGTTCATTAAACCATTCATTCTGTGTAAGTACGTCATACATAGTATTTTTTGCAATTTCTATCTTCGGATTTTGGCTAATTTTATAACTAAACCATAAAATAGCGTACTGAGCAAGTTTATCACCATCtaaattttcatcttcaatactcttaaaatattctaGCAATCCCATAAAGCCAGAGCTAAGTTTTTGGGCACTATTACATTGTCCTTTTCCCCCCTTTCCACCGAGAGAACAAAAAACTTTGAATATATCATCTTTAAACGTATAGTTTTTAGATTTTTGATCGAAGacaacatttttatcagtAAAATCAATTGCATCACACTacgaatatatttatgaattaaagaaaagaatgtattaatataaatgcactaaaattaaaattaatataatttataggCGACTCAGCATATTAATCACATATGAAGACATATTACatttaacaaatttatataccaATTCCTTAGACATTATAATggaatttaattataaatattaggATTAATTGTCACTAGactaattatatataaaacctataaatattacacctaaacaaatatgtgttacttgtaaatatatatgtgattAAAAGGGAATAttaaatttcttttatGTCTATTTAGCTATATTTCCttaatatgtaatatgCTCAAACATGCTTAATCgtataatagaaaaaataaacaaatatataatatttttgtcaaTATTCAGAATATTCCTATTACATAACTTTATAACCTTGTAATAGTTTAAATAAAGTATATCTCCTAATTATTATACGTTTTTacatagaaaataaaaatggatttttttgttttttaaataaaataatttaaaaaaatgtattagtataaatatttaaagaacCAAAAATAATTGCTACCCGAATTGTTCAAAACATGATTGTGTCTCATCATTAGACACCCTTAATGACTTATATAAGTTACTATTCCTCGTGACATATTGatctttaatattattcccaataaatgaaaagacatttttttgtttaaattataatatttaataaataaatcaatatttttttctaattaaATGGTATATTGGgtgcatttatatttaatcaatatatattataagctcatttttaaatatacaataacCTTACTTATTTCCTAGAATTTccttattataaatataataatcaatatttttgggtgcatatattatctaatttttaa is part of the Plasmodium chabaudi chabaudi strain AS genome assembly, chromosome: 6 genome and encodes:
- a CDS encoding CIR protein, which gives rise to MSEELCKQIDQIEEYITFDSESQNYTLSDGILKAYCTNQKCDSDDLKLGSAFMALLENFNSNDGEDPESDKLYQYAILWLSYKIKQNPKIEFIRTTIDDILKKNEWYNELNIPADDKKNMIRFHYIYFTNLYNFLKGICETINKCKSSSSNDECIESAKKCGELYRSCLIAFPWKEICNPYCNVLTNLKNDYDKIRKKYSNLPELELKEGLLECNEECSKKAATRPNSLPGLPVIPTSINNGNKLPYIAVPLVLIPIILGISYKYLTHGRRKKLNAKKKVKAIINLCDEKKA
- a CDS encoding CIR protein, coding for MSKELCDAIDFTDKNVVFDQKSKNYTFKDDIFKVFCSLGGKGGKGQCNSAQKLSSGFMGLLEYFKSIEDENLDGDKLAQYAILWFSYKISQNPKIEIAKNTMYDVLTQNEWFNEHSESIEKIKDMMNFHFIHLKNLYEFLKGICETINKCNGSSNTNECIESAKKCADSYRTCLNSFPWGELCNPYCSVLSNLKKDYEKFRKNHNNLPKLEPPKGRENCENYCKSLTQILNAEKSAIEQAKQITTHNIGLLGQLRILTGINNGNKLLYIAIPFILIPIILGISYKYLTPVWRKMMKRKTMKKIINSSDQKKAQNGFTNAFIEKNQSE